A genome region from Panthera leo isolate Ple1 chromosome A2, P.leo_Ple1_pat1.1, whole genome shotgun sequence includes the following:
- the PTN gene encoding pleiotrophin isoform X1: MQSQQYLQQRRKFAAVFLAFIFILAAVDTAEAGKKEKPEKKVKKSDCGEWQWSVCVPTSGDCGLGTREGTRTGAECKQTMKTQRCKIPCNWKKQFGAECKYQFQAWGECDLNTALKTRTGSLKRALHNADCQKTVTISKPCGKLTKPKPQAESKKKKKEGKKQEKMLD, from the exons ATGCAGTCCCAACAGTACCTGCAGCAGCGTCGAAAATTTGCAGCTGTCTTCCTGGCATTCATTTTCATTCTGGCAGCCGTGGACACGGCTGAAgcggggaagaaagagaaaccag aaaaaaaagtgaagaagtcTGACTGTGGAGAATGgcagtggagtgtgtgtgtgcccaccAGCGGGGACTGTGGGCTGGGCACCCGAGAGGGCACCCGGACTGGAGCTGAGTGTAAGCAAACCATGAAGACCCAGAGATGTAAGATCCCCTGCAACTGGAAAAAGCAATTTGGAG CGGAGTGCAAATACCAGTTCCAGGCCTGGGGAGAATGTGACCTGAATACCGCCTTGAAGACCAGGACCGGAAGTCTGAAGCGAGCCCTCCACAATGCCGACTGCCAGAAGACAGTCACTATCTCCAAGCCCTGTGGCAAGCTGACTAAGCCCAAACCTCAAG CAGAatctaagaagaagaaaaaggaaggcaagaaacAGGAGAAGATGCTGGACTAA
- the PTN gene encoding pleiotrophin isoform X2: MQSQQYLQQRRKFAAVFLAFIFILAAVDTAEAGKKEKPEKKVKKSDCGEWQWSVCVPTSGDCGLGTREGTRTGAECKQTMKTQRCKIPCNWKKQFGAECKYQFQAWGECDLNTALKTRTGSLKRALHNADCQKTVTISKPCGKLTKPKPQESKKKKKEGKKQEKMLD, encoded by the exons ATGCAGTCCCAACAGTACCTGCAGCAGCGTCGAAAATTTGCAGCTGTCTTCCTGGCATTCATTTTCATTCTGGCAGCCGTGGACACGGCTGAAgcggggaagaaagagaaaccag aaaaaaaagtgaagaagtcTGACTGTGGAGAATGgcagtggagtgtgtgtgtgcccaccAGCGGGGACTGTGGGCTGGGCACCCGAGAGGGCACCCGGACTGGAGCTGAGTGTAAGCAAACCATGAAGACCCAGAGATGTAAGATCCCCTGCAACTGGAAAAAGCAATTTGGAG CGGAGTGCAAATACCAGTTCCAGGCCTGGGGAGAATGTGACCTGAATACCGCCTTGAAGACCAGGACCGGAAGTCTGAAGCGAGCCCTCCACAATGCCGACTGCCAGAAGACAGTCACTATCTCCAAGCCCTGTGGCAAGCTGACTAAGCCCAAACCTCAAG AatctaagaagaagaaaaaggaaggcaagaaacAGGAGAAGATGCTGGACTAA